A portion of the Cryptomeria japonica chromosome 5, Sugi_1.0, whole genome shotgun sequence genome contains these proteins:
- the LOC131029526 gene encoding pectinesterase QRT1 — METSYVPIIPLLVFTTLCSYVSATNGFNNLHKGLQFLPSGLKSNDYRGYYYGVIPRAFRPGFPEVRDVAAKSYKQEIYVAKDGSGDTNSVQAAVDMVPQNNRQPVKIFIRAGVYREKVLVPTHKPYISFIGQGRSVTIITWQDRASDKGVNGQVIGTLDSASVAIEADYFSATHITFQNTALFVNMRGAEGSQAVALRVTGDKASFIGCGMVGYQDTLFDHMGRHFFLNCFIQGYVDFIFGSGRSLYKGCHLHVKGGGYGAVAASQRNSPSEKSGFSFVNCKVTGGGGESSTGMTYLGRAWGRYALTVFIYCQFDNVVMPMGWSDWEDPSRRWTAFFAEYECSGPGYVPMQRVKWAKTLSYTQALPFMGTQFIDGDDWLDLHN, encoded by the exons ATGGAAACAAGTTATGTGCCTATAATTCCACTACTTGTTTTCACTACCTTGTGTTCATATGTTTCAGCAACTAATGGTTTCAATAATTTGCATAAAGGATTGCAATTCCTTCCCTCTGGGCTTAAGAGTAATGACTATAGAGGATACTACTATGGTGTAATACCAAGAGCTTTCAGGCCTGGGTTTCCTGAGGTAAGAGATGTGGCAGCCAAGTCATATAAACAGGAAATATATGTTGCCAAGGATGGCAGCGGTGATACTAATAGTGTACAAGCTGCAGTGGATATGGTTCCACAGAATAACAGACAACCAGTGAAAATTTTCATCCGGGCAGGAGTTTACAG ggagaaggtgttggtgccCACCCACAAGCCATACATAAGTTTTATAGGACAAGGAAGGAGTGTGACGATTATTACATGGCAGGATAGAGCATCGGACAAGGGAGTGAATGGGCAAGTGATAGGCACTTTAGATTCTGCCTCCGTCGCCATTGAAGCTGATTATTTCTCTGCAACACACATCACATTTCAG AACACGGCCTTGTTCGTGAACATGCGAGGCGCAGAAGGATCACAGGCGGTGGCTCTGCGCGTGACAGGAGACAAAGCTTCCTTCATCGGCTGTGGAATGGTGGGATATCAAGACACATTGTTCGATCATATGGGCAGGCATTTTTTTCTCAACTGTTTCATCCAAGGCTACGTAGACTTCATATTTGGGAGTGGGAGGTCACTTTACAAG GGATGTCACCTGCACGTAAAAGGGGGAGGATATGGAGCCGTGGCTGCTTCTCAGCGTAATTCTCCAAGTGAGAAGTCGGGATTTTCTTTTGTGAACTGCAAAGTGACAGGAGGAGGAGGAGAATCATCTACGGGCATGACGTACCTGGGGCGTGCATGGGGTCGCTATGCTCTCACCGTATTCATCTACTGCCAGTTTGACAACGTCGTCATGCCTATGGGTTGGAGTGACTGGGAAGATCCTTCTAGAAGATG GACTGCCTTCTTCGCAGAATATGAGTGCAGTGGTCCTGGATATGTGCCTATGCAACGTGTGAAATGGGCAAAGACTTTGAGTTATACACAAGCATTGCCTTTCATGGGAACACAATTCATTGACGGTGACGACTGGCTAGATCTTCACAATTAA